The following are encoded in a window of Wolbachia endosymbiont (group B) of Hofmannophila pseudospretella genomic DNA:
- a CDS encoding cytochrome c-type biogenesis protein CcmH — MRIVISLLFTLIFHLSINAFTLDDKLRDESMEERASSLFAVIKCPVCSGELLSESESQVAYVMRKTIRKKISDGYTNEQIVSELKNSYGDSIIIVPPVKSSTYILWFIPFIILLIGCFLIRKSVQKIDKVVKR, encoded by the coding sequence ATGAGAATAGTAATTAGCTTACTTTTTACATTGATATTCCATTTAAGCATAAATGCTTTTACTTTGGATGATAAACTAAGAGACGAAAGCATGGAAGAGCGAGCAAGTAGCTTATTTGCAGTAATAAAGTGTCCAGTATGCTCTGGTGAATTATTATCCGAATCTGAGTCTCAAGTTGCATATGTTATGCGTAAGACAATTCGCAAGAAGATCAGTGATGGATATACTAACGAGCAAATAGTTTCAGAGTTAAAAAATTCTTATGGAGATTCAATTATCATTGTACCACCTGTAAAATCTAGTACCTACATTTTATGGTTTATTCCTTTTATAATTCTTCTTATTGGATGTTTTCTAATACGAAAATCAGTTCAGAAAATAGATAAGGTAGTAAAAAGATAA